AATCGAAGCGTCGCCGAACGATCAATCCAGATCAAAAGATCTGCGCGCGCTACCCGATTCTTCCAAGTAACGGAATGGCCGCCTTCGAATATCCAGCGATCACGAGCCTCGACCTCGGAACAAAGGCGCGTTTTCTCGTCCCGGCTTCGTTCAACCCACCCTGGCTGCCAGTGGATAGTGTCGATATGAACGACAGGTAAGCCCGTGCGCAGACCAAGCTCACGCGCCAAAGTGCTTTTGCCCGCCCCAGGTTGACCAATAATCATCACCCGCTGCATCTAAGCTCCTTCTCGCCATACGCGCTATTTTTTTGGGGCGACGATTTTACGTTAGCCTCCTACTCCGTCAACAGGCAGCAAGCCAAGACTTCATTGTCTCGACGGTCCGCTTTCGGCCAGAAGCGCTCATTCGAACTTCATGTATGCTTCTGTGCTCAACCACATCTGAGAAAGCCCATTGTCCTCCCCTTCAGAATCTCCCAATCATCACTCTGCTTCTTTTGAAGAGGCAGTTGAACAGTTAGCCGAAGATCTGCGAAGAGTAGTCGGCAATCTTGTCCGGGAAGTGCGCAGTGGGTCGGACACACCGTCATCGGCACAATCTGAAACGCTAGGTTTGCTTGACCGTCATGGCCCCTCGAGCATAAGCGCGCTTGCTGCACATCGTCACGTCAAGCATCAAAGCATGCGGCTGGTTATCGCCCAGTTGGAGCAGCAGCAGCGAGTTACACGAGGTCCTGATCCAAGCGATGCACGAAAGCAGCTCTTCGAGCTGACGCCCCCTGGTCGAGCTGCGCTTGAACACAGTCGTCTTCAGCGCAGTGACTGGCTGGCACGCCAGCTTAAGGAAAAAACCACCGCGTCACAGCTGCAGACACTCGAAGCTGCGGTCAGAATCCTGGAGCAATTGATTGCCTCCGCCCCAAACGGTCAATCAACCTGAGCGCAAAGCCGCCAGCACACTCGGCAACGAATTGACGCCCCAGTGCTCGACATATTGGCCGTTGCGGATGCGAACGATGTCGATGATATCAATGGACACTGCATATCCCGTTGCCTGTATACCGGCAATCACCCCGGAGTGGCGGCCGGTAATACGCTTTCGGGTCGTCACCTTGTCGTCTTCAGCAACCTGATCCAGCACCTCGACCTG
The window above is part of the Pseudomonas sp. KBS0710 genome. Proteins encoded here:
- a CDS encoding MarR family winged helix-turn-helix transcriptional regulator; the encoded protein is MRSGSDTPSSAQSETLGLLDRHGPSSISALAAHRHVKHQSMRLVIAQLEQQQRVTRGPDPSDARKQLFELTPPGRAALEHSRLQRSDWLARQLKEKTTASQLQTLEAAVRILEQLIASAPNGQST
- a CDS encoding AAA family ATPase; this encodes MQRVMIIGQPGAGKSTLARELGLRTGLPVVHIDTIHWQPGWVERSRDEKTRLCSEVEARDRWIFEGGHSVTWKNRVARADLLIWIDRSATLRFWRVLLRTLLQRGSSRPDLPDNCPELLANLPEFLRFMWRTKKTARVNMQQLVATAPSTCRVVRLRSNRDTSVFLSSIAYLSGQIPRD
- a CDS encoding ester cyclase gives rise to the protein MSAVNKAIVRRFNQKVIESCNRDEFEMLVAQDFINHSAAAGQDGGREGLWHTFHNVLHPGLSDLQVEVLDQVAEDDKVTTRKRITGRHSGVIAGIQATGYAVSIDIIDIVRIRNGQYVEHWGVNSLPSVLAALRSG